In Candidatus Angelobacter sp., the genomic stretch CTTCGCGAGTATCGGCGCGCTGACCATACCGGGAGCCGGTCCTTGTGTCGCCGCCGGACCAATTATTTTCGCGTTGAGCGGCGCGGTCGTCGGGGGCGCTGGCGGTGGCCTGGCCGGTGCGTTGATCGCCATGGGCGTTTCCGAATTCGAGGCCGGCCGCTACGAAAGCAAAATCAAGGAAGGCAACATCCTGATTTCTGTTTACGCGGAGAACCCGGACGAGATCAACAGGGCGAAGGCGATCTTCAGGGAAGCTGGCGCGCAGGATATTTGCGCCACGGGTGAGGCCTCTTCCGCCAGGGAAAATTCGGCCACCGGGCACGCGTCTTACCCCGCCGCGGCCGCGTGCAGCCGCGCCCGACCATGAATCGCCAGAACAAGACCCGCGACCGGGCCAACCGCGTCGCAGGATCATATCCACAGTTCGAATGGCCGCGAAGCGGAACGCACCTGAGAACTCTTAAACATTTATTCCTCGACGAACTGTCGGAGCTATACGACGGCGAGGAACGGCTGGTCATCGCGATTCCGAAAATGATCAAGGCCGCCACCTGTACTCATTTGCGGAAATTGTTCCGGTCGCACTTGAAGGAAACCGCAAGTCACGTGAAGACGGTGGAAAAGGTTTTCCTGACCTTCGAAGAAAAACCACTGGCGAAGAAGTGCGAGGCCACCATCGGACTTCTGAAAGAGGGCGACGAAATCGCCGCCAACTTCAACGGCTCGGCGGCCATCAACGCCGCGCTCATTGCCGTCGCGCAGAAGGTCGGGCACTACAAGATTGCGTCGTATGGCTGCTTGCGCGAGTGGGCGGCGCTTCTGGGGAACAAGGTCGCCGCCGGTCTCCTGCAGGAAGCACTCGTCGAGGAGAAGGCGGCGAACCATTCCCTCAGCGAGCTGGCGCGTTTCAGGAGCAATCATGAGGCTGCCGGAGAATGCGCCCCGGCGGATTTGTGCCACGGCAGCAACGGTGCAATGCCATCGCACGGACGGCGTGGCATGCGTCCGTTGTGCCTCCACC encodes the following:
- a CDS encoding ferritin-like domain-containing protein — its product is MNRQNKTRDRANRVAGSYPQFEWPRSGTHLRTLKHLFLDELSELYDGEERLVIAIPKMIKAATCTHLRKLFRSHLKETASHVKTVEKVFLTFEEKPLAKKCEATIGLLKEGDEIAANFNGSAAINAALIAVAQKVGHYKIASYGCLREWAALLGNKVAAGLLQEALVEEKAANHSLSELARFRSNHEAAGECAPADLCHGSNGAMPSHGRRGMRPLCLHPLRPGLM